The following DNA comes from Solea solea chromosome 6, fSolSol10.1, whole genome shotgun sequence.
TGTGCCCAACAGCTCTACAAGTAAACATTAGTGCACTCGAATGACGTgttttgaagaaaaactaaatgggAGTAAGAGAGGAATAGTTAACCATCACTTCTGTAAATAGGTGgctgctgccccctggtggctaccTGTCAAAGGGGCCAACTGGAGGCAACCTGAGGGTATAGACTCCAACAATGCAGACAGGTATACATTTATTCAACACAAAAACCTAATAAAGTTGAGCAATTATTTATTACTTTGATTCTTATTTGTAGGCTGGACCATCCTGTGGTACATGTGTCCTGGGCAGATGCCGTGGCCTACTGTTCCTGGGCCAACAAGAGACTTCCTACAGAGGCAGAATGGGAGTACGCCTGCAGGAGTGGACTGAAAGACAGGTATGGTGTTTGCTGGACAAAGTTTGTGTGTCTGGTTTCCTcgttaagtgtgtttttatgtccgTTTCCTGTTATGCTGCTCCTGCGTGTAGACTTTATCCCTGGGGAAACAAGTTGAACCCAAAAGGACAACACTACGCCAACCTGTGGCAGGGGGATTTCCCCAACCACAACACTGGAGAGGACGGATATGTCAAAACCTCACCAGTGAGTCACACACGAAGattgtaaaatgtcatagttgggttttttaatttttcaaattAGGGAGATGGAAGACAGATTTATAACCAAGTATCTCCCTGTGGAATGTCCAtgaaataatagtaaaaaaagcTAATTTAATGAAATGATGATCACAGCAGCATCAAAACAACTTTagaaatatgaatgttttaGGGATGAGCTGCTGAATCTGCATTATTCATGCACAAGCCATAAATACAGCTGTTGCAGATTGTAAAATAATTTTTGTGGCCTATTATGGGTAAAAAACGATGACACCAAATGTAAATATAGAGGGAATCCATTTGTAAAATTGAAATGTAACCTTTTAATGTACAATATTCACACCAAATAAACCAATAATCATTATGGCCGTGACTTCCACATACTTGAGtggcttgtgttttctctgaggTTTAGAGGCAGTGTCAGAAGTTTTGTAATGAGATGAACATCCCTTTTCTACAGGTGATGTCCTATCCTGCCAACGGCTTTGGTCTGTATGATATGGTGGGTAACGCTTGGGAATGGACTGCAGACTGGTGGGCTGTGCATCACACCACTGAACGGCAGCACAATCCAGTAAGGACACATCACCAAGTTTAGTTTCCCAGGTTTATTTTGTCTCTGACATGACCTCATTCTCCCCTCGATCAGACGGGTCCTCCTTCAGGCAAAGACAGGGTGAAGAAGGGAGGTTCATATATGTGCCACAAGGTAAATGCTTTTACACCAGCAATATTCTCTGTGTTTAAGTTTGAATCCAAAACTGTCAAAAttatataataaacaaaaaatgtggATGATTGATATTTGAGTTGAGTCACCTGAGGAGTGAGGACAAAGAGAGAACATGCACAATctacaggagagagagggataaaAGAAAGTGCTCAGTGCATCATGGCAGTTCAGTAGTTTACTTCTGTGGCACCACAACAAAGAGCTCCAGGGCTCATTTTACACATCCATTACGAGAGACTTGGTTTAAAAGCTTAAATCCTAGCATTAATTGTGGCGATGTTGCAAATCCAAATGCTGAAGTCTCAGCTTCACTTTCTACACTCAGAGATAAGTAGATTAAATatgcactcactggccacttcaTTAGGTAAAGAGGACAATTAATGGAGTGGCACCTGGTGTACTCGTCTGCTGttgcccatctgcttcaagattCAAGTTAATGTATGAGTGGTCTTCCACTTACCTTGATTGTAACAAGTGCTTATTTGAGTTCCTGTAGCCTTTTTGTCTCCTCTGATATcaaggaggtttttttttctgaaagaaCTGCTGcccactggatattttctcttttttctcgaccattctctgtaaagcCTAGAGGTGGTTGTGTGttaaaatcccagtagatcagcagttgctgaaatactcagaccagcccatcTGGCACCACCATGCCACATTATAAACTATCCCTTCATTTctattctgatgctcagtttgaacttgagcacatcatcttgaccatgtctacatgcttAAATGCACTGATTTTAAATGCactgttgctgccatgtgaaCGGCTAAtcagatatttgtgttaacaagcaTTTAaacaagtgtacctaataatgtggccaGTGAGTGCAAATCCGTTTCAGTAAAGGCTGTTTTTACTCTTCACAGAAATACAGCGCTCATACCAACACTTATAGTATATTAATATCTGCAACACCATATGAGCCACCCACTGGTGACCATTGGAGTCTGTCTGCCACCGTCATTGGTTGCTATGTAACTCATTTCCTGGGAAATGAGCACAAACCACAGAGGCCTTCTTGTTTGTTCTGACTAAACCATGTGTgggaagagagcgagagaacaACAGTCAGACATGCTTCAGCAATGCTTGATGTTGGATAATTGAAAAAGTCAACTTTTCTGAAAAAAGCATTAAGGTGGTGACTCATATCAACTGTATGAACGTCTCctgaatgtttttgaattgtatGTCCCTCAGTGAGAAACTTAATTCACACAttatctctcttttctttcaccTTCCTCCAGTCCCACTGTTACAGATACCGATGTGCGGCCCGTAGCCAGAACACTCCCGACAGCTCAGCTTCTAATCTTGGTTTTCGCTGCGTCTCTCAGGAGCAACAGTGACCTGACCTGCTTGTCTCCATCACATGGTCTGTTCTCCCATCTGCTGTCCGACCCCTGTGCTGGATGCAGAGATGATCCGTGAAAGCAGAATTTGTTTTTTACTCACTTTACTTTCACCAAATTCTTGTGTAATGATTTACATTTGGAGTCAGGATTATATTACACTGCTGCATATGACGTCATTCCtttggtttggttgtttttgtcataCTTTTCCTGAGAAATGTGTGGGAAAAGATTGATGGTGTCTGAGCTCAAGCAGTGTGGGGCAGTGAATTTGCAAATTACAGTTTGTCATTATCAGCTGTTGGATGGTTAAGATGAAGACTAAACATAATTTCTTAATGTATACAGAGATTGTTGTAAAACTGttgtaaaatatttttgtaTACTTTTATTAAACAAATTGAATGGAAGCCTAAgtgctctgtctttctctttgtgagattgtgtactgcatgtgtagATGTGAATTCATGTTTTTTGGGTATAATTATCTTGCCGGAAAAATACTCAATTTCCTAAATGTCCATCAAAACATTAAAAGCTACATAAAGGTTAATTTATACAAATTgaatgaaatcattttaaatctctCAGTGGGGATTGCTGTAGTTCATAGCTTTCACCAGAGGGCAGTAATCCCTCAAACATACATAGGTCTGGTTATCCTTCAGTTTGACTGTATTGTagttaaacactgacatcataAAGCTTTTAAGTCTCTTAAAAATATGAGGGAGCCTCCACTAGCACAGTAAAGCTAGGTTATATAGCTAACTATAAAGCTAACTAGAGGGGTAGCATTACTGTTGTCTAACAATGAATTAAAGACCATctgcaaaagaacaaaaaagtatttatttagaatttttagtatacatatttaatgtgaaaataaacttGGCAATGAACGAGAAAAAAGCTAGCAAAAAAAGCATGTAAATAGGGAAAGAGTTAAAGAGTCTCTAGTGCGCACTaataaaaaaactcaaaatactTTTACAGTTGTATTTCTAGCATTAACATCACATGAAGCAGCaaactaaaacataaacaacaaaaatactaGTATCTTGCAATTTAAATCAGAACGTTCAAAGGTATAGTTGATACAACATTACTGCACAATTGCTAACATTCAGTAGACAGTATAACGAGTCTAGACCCCTCTGTCAGCTTTTAATTGAAGTTTCTACAAACTCCATTATCTATTAGTGCACAACAGATTACCTGTTTtacaaaacagagaaagaaacacTGATCTCTACTTCATAATAATGCTGCTGGATTATTAACCCAAAAGAAAGtgagtcaaaataaaaatgcacgGAGGAACAGAACATAGCATCTAAGACAACATGGCAGCTAAATACAGCTGCCATCTTGGAGAGTCTGGAACGATGATGAAAAGATAGAAAGGATCAAACAAAGGCGATACGCTATACTAATAAAAATCCTGTCCTTGATCACTCTGCCTCTTATTAGCAAAGCTGtgaatacaaaaacattttgaaacattATTCAACTTTTGCACCAAAATGGCAAAAGTGTGTCTTTTTGTGCTGCTGATGAGGCAGCTAGGCCTCCTTACTCAAACTTCACCACATGTAATAGCTTCGCGTGGTGTCAACGGGAGAGGGCTTCCCCTCTGTGCTACCATCTTTCTCCTTCTCGCTGTCAACCTCCCACAGGTTGATGAGGGGCGGGTAAAGTTCATTCAGGGGGATGGAGGAGGTTTTCAGCATGTACTTCTTCAGAGAGTGGTGgtagtttttcctcttccaTCTGCGGGCCATGTAGATGGCGACAGTGGCCAGACTGATGAAGGCCAGCACAGTTGCCATTACGGTGAGCACAGCAGCGCTTGGGTGCTGGTCTGACAAGTCCATGGCAAATGCCGAGCTCCTTGTTGTGACATTAACGCATGacttgtgtgtctgcaggtggACGTTGGAGACTGTGAGGCATATCTCATACTCAGTAGCAGGCTGAAGATGTGTGAGGTTGTACTCATGGACATCTACAGGAACACGAGCTGTGTAGGTAATATGTGGGTTGTCGATCTTCATGGTGGCAGAGGCCCACTTCAGATTGGAGGACATAACGTTTGAGTTGACCTTCCAGGACACCAGGATGGAGTGGGACTCAGTCTGCTTGACAAAGATTTTCATCACCTGCGCACTGTCAAGTAGGGTGCCATTTACACGGATGGTCGCAACTCGTGTGTCAGCGCCCTCTGTGTTCTGAGCCACACATGTGTAGCGGCCAGAGTCTTCTACCTGCACATGATTCACCCTCAGGGTCCCCTCAGTGCTCAGATGGTAACGCTCTGACACAGTGTCTATAGTGAGTTTAGTCCCTAGAGGAGTCACCCAGTATATTTCTGGTTCTGGCTCCCCCATGGCCCTGCAGTCAAGACTGACACTCATGCCCAGATCGAGGTTCAAGTGGCTGGGGAAGGTGTCATGGGATATGAGGGGGAGACACTGCTCTGAGGACAACAGCCTTAgctctcgaaccaattggcctCTGAGTTCTGTTGGGGAGGTACACAGCATGGCCAGAGGCTCCATGAAGCGTACTGTGGTCCTGTTAGAACTCATCCACTGAATGACACAATCACAGCGCAATGGGTTGCTGTGCAGACTGATCTCACGCAGATTAGTCAGCACCTCCACAGTGTGCTGGTAAAGGGCAGTTAGCGCGTTATTGTTGAGCATCAGGCTCTCCAGGGAGGGCATGTCTCTAAAGGCTAATTTGTGGACATAGGACAGTTTAGGGTTGTTTGTGGCTTCCAGCTTTGTCAGTTCTGGTAGGTTGTCAAGGGCAAATCGGTCAATAGACGCTAACTCCATCATATTGTTGATCCCCAACTCCTTCAGATGGAGCATGTTCCTGAAGTCGCCTTCCTGAATTTTGTGAAcaggatttttatttaaatccaaGAATTTCAGATTAGGGACCTTCTGAAGTGCCAGTTGAGGGATTCTGACCAGTTTGTTGTCATAGAAAGAAATGCTTTCCAGTGTATCCAAACCTACAAAAGCGTTTGCTGGCACATCAGTGAGGTCCATGCCAGCCAGAACCAGACTCCTCAGGCTTCCTAGAGGCTTAAAATTCATGTCCAGGAGCCCAATGACTGGATTCTCTCCAATCATGAGGATCTCAAGGTTAGGTGTT
Coding sequences within:
- the LOC131461520 gene encoding leucine-rich repeat neuronal protein 1-like is translated as MALSSQPWPPLIWLCIGLLLFFLSPINGKECPCLCVCEIRPWFTPQSTYKEAITVDCNDLRLTHIPTNLSTDTQVLLLQSNAISHTGGELEALFNLTELDLSQNNFSTVEAVGLTSMNHLTTLHLEENQISQLPDHCLGNLSNLQELYINHNQINSISPRAFAGLRSLLRLHLNSNRLHVIDSRWFEETPNLEILMIGENPVIGLLDMNFKPLGSLRSLVLAGMDLTDVPANAFVGLDTLESISFYDNKLVRIPQLALQKVPNLKFLDLNKNPVHKIQEGDFRNMLHLKELGINNMMELASIDRFALDNLPELTKLEATNNPKLSYVHKLAFRDMPSLESLMLNNNALTALYQHTVEVLTNLREISLHSNPLRCDCVIQWMSSNRTTVRFMEPLAMLCTSPTELRGQLVRELRLLSSEQCLPLISHDTFPSHLNLDLGMSVSLDCRAMGEPEPEIYWVTPLGTKLTIDTVSERYHLSTEGTLRVNHVQVEDSGRYTCVAQNTEGADTRVATIRVNGTLLDSAQVMKIFVKQTESHSILVSWKVNSNVMSSNLKWASATMKIDNPHITYTARVPVDVHEYNLTHLQPATEYEICLTVSNVHLQTHKSCVNVTTRSSAFAMDLSDQHPSAAVLTVMATVLAFISLATVAIYMARRWKRKNYHHSLKKYMLKTSSIPLNELYPPLINLWEVDSEKEKDGSTEGKPSPVDTTRSYYMW
- the sumf1 gene encoding formylglycine-generating enzyme; translated protein: MNLLEPNVVLMARYFAVLLLIAAFTDTALCLQESCGAEQGSDARQGEPSCGCENLKRDAVFTAAAEDRVEDRTASVDEAAKYSRDSNEKLPDAEENEKGTQSQMVLISGGEFLMGTDNPGIPADGEGPQRLVYVDSFYMDIQEVTHRQFQSFVSATGYVTEAEKFGDSFVFEGILSETVKNQITQAVAAAPWWLPVKGANWRQPEGIDSNNADRLDHPVVHVSWADAVAYCSWANKRLPTEAEWEYACRSGLKDRLYPWGNKLNPKGQHYANLWQGDFPNHNTGEDGYVKTSPVMSYPANGFGLYDMVGNAWEWTADWWAVHHTTERQHNPTGPPSGKDRVKKGGSYMCHKSHCYRYRCAARSQNTPDSSASNLGFRCVSQEQQ